The Luteolibacter arcticus genome segment ACCACCCGTTAGAGAAAAGGCCTCGACGCAGCGCTGGAAGAATACTGGCTGGGGCGCGACGACCTTCACGGTCACCGGCTTGGGTTCGGCGAGGCCGAGCGCGACGGTGTTGTCGGTGGCCAAGGCATCCGGAAACCTCAGTTCGGCTGTCCAGCGGCCGGCGGTGGCATCGTCGATGTCGAGCGTGTCGCTGGTTTCCTCTCCGGGCTTGAGAGTGACCGGCACCAGACGAGCGAGGCCCATTTCATCGTGGCGGAGCTCGAGTTCGGCACTCGTCTCCTGCTTCACCGAGGAGGCAATGCGGTAGAAGAACACTGCGCCGCGGGTCGTGCCCGGCTTGCGGTCGAGATCGGCGGCGATGAAGCCGGCATTCGGCGCGGACGGCGCGAGGCGCATGATCTCCACGCCGGGATCGAGCCCCTCCCAACCGGGATTGCCGTCGGTGATGAGCAGCACACGGCCCGCACTGCCGGCACCGCGGGCACAGGAATTCAGAGCAGCGACGGTTTGCGTCTCCACCGGCACATCGGCCACTTGCAAGCGCGCGATGGCCTCGGTCAGATCCTTCGGCGAATCGCTGGCGTGGCTGAGGAAATCGAGCTCCCCCGAAGCGGTGGCCAACGCGGCGCGGCGAGTGCCATTCAGCGCGCGGACGATATCGCGGGCGCGTTCCTTTGCGGCTTCGAGACCATCCTTGCCGCCGGTCTTCGCCCGCATCGATGGCGAGGTGTCGATGACAATGAGCAGATCGCGCTTGTCCTGCGAAGCCGGTCGCGGGCCAGCGGCGGCGAGGGCGATGGCCCCGAGCGCGAGCGCCAGCATCAGCAGCGAGAACAAATCGCGCAGCCGCTGGAAGAGCGACGAGGCCTTCTTCTCCTGGAAGATCTTTTCCCAGAGGAAGAGCGCGTTCACCGGGAAGCGACGCGGCCGTACCTTCAGGAAATACGCCGCGGTCAACGGCGCAAGCGCCGCAAGCATCCACAGAAAGCTGGGGGAGATGAAGTTCATGACGCTTGGAGCGCGGAGGCTCCGCCCCGCAGAAGCACGTGGCTGGCGAGATTCGAGAATGCGGATGACCGCGGGCCTTTCGCTGAGGAAGCGAGGGACGGACTGGGCGGGGCGATTGAGCACCCACCTGAAAGCACGCCGCGAGGGACCACTCTGCGGGCCGGGGGCTCCGCGCTCCCAGTGGGGACGCTCACGCTGCGAGCCCCCCTCTCTGCAAGATCGCGCGGATCACCTCATCAAAGGCTTCGCTATCAAGCGTGCGTGTGAAGCCGATGCCACGACGCGCGCATTCGACGCGCAGTTTCTCATTCCAATCCGCCACCGCAGCGGCGTAGGCATCGAGTTCGCGGCTGGTCACCGTCACCTTGCGCCGCTTGCCGGACTCGACGCACTCCAGTTCCAAGTCGCCTTTGCGGTCGCATCTCAAGTCCTCCTCGGACAGTACTTGGATCGCATGCACGTCATGACCGAGACCGGACAAGCGCTTGAGACCTTCTTCAAAGCCGGTGGGGTAGAAGAAGTCGGAGATCACGACCACCAAACCCTTCTTGCGATGCCGCGCCTGCAAGGTCTTCACGCAAGTGGAGAAGTCCGTGTCCTTGCCGAAGCACGGCGCACTTTCCAGCGAGCGCAGGAAGGTAAGCACCTTGCCACGGCCACGCGAGGCTTCGAGAAGTGGCCGCAGCTCATCCGCCATGGCATAGCAGGCGACGCGGTCCTGGCAATTCAACCCGATATAGCCCAGCGCCGCCGCCAGCTTGCGCGCCATCGCCGTCTTCGTCTGCATCGAGCGGCTCATGTCTAACAAGAGGTAAACGGTCGCGTCTTCCTCAAGTTCAAAGAGCTTGATGACGAGCTCGTCGAAACGCGCATAGACCCGCCAGTCGATGGCGCGGTAGTCGTCGCCATGGCGGTACTCCGCGTAGTCCGCGAAGGTAATGCCTGTGCCCTTGCGGGTGCTCTTGCGGTCCGCCTGCATCGACCCGCCGAGCACGCGGCGAACGAGGAGGAAGAGTGTCTCCAGGCGACGAATGAACGCGGCGCCGGTCAGTTCGCCGGGTGGCAGGGATTCGAGGGGTTCGGGCATAAGAGAGAAACTCGAAATGCTTGAGATAAAATCTGGAAATTGGCGGCCGAGGCTCAGTTCAAATCAATCATTCCAGGACCTCTACAAAGCTGATCAATCAATTGCTCTCGCTGAGCTTCAAGCTTTGCGGCTTCTATCCCAACTTCCGCAAATCCTTCTTGGATTCCATCAAACAAGAAATTCAAGGCAGGCCGCGCGAATTCATCACCCCGCGGGATAATGTCGAAAGGTAGAAACAAGCTGAACTCAATCGATCTACTTTTTTTAAATACAGTTGGCCCCCGAACTTCAACACAGTCGATCTCCTGCTTGGCGCTAATGCGGAACATCATGCTCCAGTCGCCTCCAAACTTTCCGATGAATGATTCGGAAGCAGAAATTAGCGGACTGATCTCGTCGGAGATTTGACGTTGAAACCGAAGTGACCACGGAAACTCCACGCCTGGCTCGATGTATATTTGCCCGAAATAAACGTTCATTTCTCAGTAAGCTCCTCGGATCGCCGAGCGGACGAGGTCGGTCGGCTTGATTCCTTCGGCTTCGCCTTCGAAGGACAGGATCAGGCGGTGGCAGAGTGCAGGCGGCGCAACGGTATCGACGTCTTCGCGTGCAACGTGGAAGCGACCGTCTAACAAGGCACGCACCCGAGCGGCGGCAAGCATGGCCTGGGCAGCACGCGGGCTGGCACCGTGGCGGACGTATTTCTTCACCTTCTCCGGCGACTTGTCGTTCTCCGGATGGGTATTGCGGACGACGCGGATGAGGTGATCCTGCACATCCTTCGCCACCGGGATCTCGCGCAGCGTGCGGCCCATGCGGAGGATGTCCTCGCCGTGGGCTACCGGATTGATCTCGGGCGCGCTGTTGCCGCCGGTGCGGTTGAGGATTTCCGCGAATTCCTCGTGGTCGGGGAGGCTAACGTTGAGCTTGAAGAAGAAGCGGTCGAGCTGGGCCTCGGGCAGCGGATAGGTGCCGTCGTTCTCGATCGGGTTCTGAGTGGCGAGCACGAAGAACGGGAGCGAAAGCGGATGGCTGATGCCAGCGACGGTGACGCGCTTCTCCTGCATCGTCTCAAGCAGCGCGCTTTGCGTCTTCGGCGTGGCGCGGTTGATTTCGTCGGCGAGCAGGATGTTGCAGAAGACCGGGCCGGGCTGGAAGACGAGCTCGCGTCGACCATCGCGGTCGGAGAGCACCTGGGTGCCGACGACGTCGCTGGGCAGCAGGTCGGGCGTGAATTGGATGCGGCCGAACTTCAGGTCGAGCGCCTTGGCGAGGGTGTTGACCAGCGCGGTCTTGCCGAGACCGGGAACGCCTTCGAGCAGCACGTGACCGCCGCAGCAGATGGCGGTCAGCACGTGCTCTACGATGTCCTTCTGGCCGACGATGAACTTGCCGACTTCATCGCGAATGCGATTGAAGGTCTCGGCGAACTGAACGGTTTCGGTTTCGAGGGTGGCGGGCATGGGGAAATTGACGATTGGAAATTGTGGATTGAAAATTGCGGGTCTTGGATGCGAATCGCGAAGTGGTCGGGTCAGGCGACCGAGCACCCGAAGCCGCAGAGATCGGATTTCATTCGGTGGGAGCCTCTCCGGTTTCGTGGACACGTTCGAAGTATTCGCGGACGCCGAGCTTGAGCTCTTCCGGGATGTCGTCGCGGCGGACGAGGGATTCCATCTGACGGCGGAATTCGCGCTGTTTGTCCACCCCGGCGCGGCCCGCGATGCCGGTGCCGCTTTCGGCGGACTCGACCGAGTTGGAAGACGGGCCCTCGGCGTTCGGGTTGCCCTTGAGCTGGGCGAGGTTGTTGTTGTCCTTGAGCTCATCGCGCTCGTTGCGGCGGCTTTCGACGCTCCCCTTTCCGGCCCCCTTTCCTCCCGCATCGGGACTCTGCGCCATCGATTGACCGAGACCTAAGGTCTGGCTCTGACCTTGGGCAAACTGGCGGGCCTCGCCCATTCCGGCCCGGAGCTTGCCGAGCTTGTCCTTTGCCTTCTGGCGGGCACCGAGCTGTCCGAGGCGATCTCCCAGCTTGTCCATCTTGCCGCCGAGCTTCATCGCCATCGCCTCGGCATCGGGATCGAATTCGCCCTGCTCCATCTTCGCGCCGAGCTGGCGGGCCTCGGCGTCGATGTCCTCGAGCATTTCCTGCAGCGGCTGTTGGTTGCCCTCGGCCATCTGCGCCTGCTCGCCGTCCATCTTGTCACCGGGCTTGGGAGCCTTGCCAAAGTTCCGCTGGCGCGCGCCATCGGCCATCCGCTTGGCCATCTCCTTGGCCTTGGCTGCGTTCTTCTTGAGCTGCTCCAGTTCCTCCGGCGTCATCTTGTTCTTCGCCTCGGGCTTCATCTCGCCAAGTTCCTGCTTGGCCTTCTCGAAATCCTTCGCGTCGAGCTGCTTGCCAAGCTGGCGGGCATCGGCGAGCGACGACTTCGCAAGCTCTTCCGCGGAAAGCTTCAGCACCGCCTCATCCTGGCGGGCTTCAAGTCCCTGCATCGCTTTGGCGAGTTCCTGCTCGAATTTCGCGATCTGCTTCTCCGCCTCGCGCTGGTCCTTGGTCTCGGCGAGTTGCTTGGCGAGCTCGCGCAGCTTCGCCGGATCGAGCACCTTGCGCTCCTCCTCGCCGAGTTCCTTGATCAATTCCTCCACCGCCTCCTCGACCTGCTTCTTCACCTCCGCGCTGCGCTCGGCCGTCATCTGTTCGCGGGCGAGCTTGTCCCGCACGGCCTGGCTGTGCGGCAGAAAGGCAAGACCACCCGCGATGACGGCCAGCAGTACACCGGTGCCATACGAGCGCTTCGGATGAACCAGCGGCACGCCGGCTGGATCCAGCGAAGAAACCCTGGCCACCAGCATCTTCTCGTGGAGCTGATAGACCTCGCCCTCACTGCCCTTGGCGCGGAAGCCGAGCCACGACAGGAGACCATCTTTCAGGCCAAAGGTTTCATCGGCAGCCACGGCAGCATCCGTCGAGTTCCGGCGGGAAGCCATCAAAGCGATCACAAAGGCAAGCAGGCCGATGCCGCCGGCTATCGCATAGCCAATCCGTGGGGCGGCGTAGCCGAAGATCCGCCACGCCACCGCCCACACCAGACACGCACTGGCAGCCGCGAGCAGACACCGCGCACCGATGCGTGAGGCGACGCCACGGTCGAGCCGGTGGCGAACGGCGTCGAGGAAGGAAGCGAGCGAGGTCATGTGCGTAGGAAAAGTTAGCCGGAACTACGTGAGCGGCGTGGATGAAATGAGTGTGAAACTCGGAAGAATACGGGTGGAGCGGAATTCATACCGCACGCGGGGCGTCGGAGAATCTTCTGCGGAAACAACTCCGCGGTCCCGGTGGCATGGGCTCTCCTTGCTCATTTCTTTGGCTCCGCCTTCTTGATCAGATCCTGCATCCACTTGCGCTCTTTTTCGTCGAGGTCGTCGAGTTTGATCTCCTTGGCGATGGCCGCGGCATCGGCGGTCTTCTTCTGGCGATCGTCGAGGTACTTCGCGCGGTAGGCCCGGGCATAGGCCACCGACTTTGCATCGCCGCTCGCCTTTGCCGCGGCATCGGCGGCATCAAAACCTTTGATGGCATTATCCCGCTCATCGGTGCGCCAGCCAATGATGCCGGCCTTCTCCGTGAGGAACTTCGCCTTCATCGGATGGTCGGCCGGCAGGGCATCCACCACCACGAAAATATCGTCGCGGGTGAAAGCCTTGGAGTCCATCAGCCCGGAAAGGACGGTCGGGTGGGTGATCTCGCGCTTGAGCGTCGCGGGATCCGTCAGCATCGCGGTCAGCAGTTCCCGGCGCGGTTTCTCATACTGCGCATCGCTGAGACAGGACTCGTGGAGGGTGGGAAATGCCTGCGCGATGGTGTGCCCCTTGCGGACAGCGTCGTAGCGCTTGCGCGTATCGGGTGGCAGCCCATCCAACCAGCGGTCGAAGGCCGAGCCGTCACCACCCGCGAGCTGCGACATGATGCCGAGCGCGATCGCGTCGCGCTGCCTCTCCTTCTGATCGAAGCCCAGCAACACCTCGCAGAGCTTCAGGGCTTGCGCGGCGGCCGCCTTCTTCTTGTCGCCTTCCAGTTCATGGATGCGACGAATGAACAGCGTGGCTTGCCAGTCGAAGAAGCGGTCCATCTGCTGGCCGCCGTAGTACTCGTTGTTACCGCCGGAAGTGACCTGGAGCGACTCCACCTGCTTGATGAGACCGGATGCATCCCCGGATTTCTCCAACTGGCACCGGGTGCTGCGGCGAAGCAATGCCTCCATCACCGCCTGCTCCTCCTGGTCGATCGGGTTGCCGCCATTGTTCGAGTTGTTCATCGCCATCACCAGTGCGCCGAGATCGGTTCCCCGGGTGAGCGCCTCGAACTCCCCCTCAAGCTCCGTGGCGGAGAGTGGCTCGACAGAGATGGCGGCGAGAGACTCCATGCGCGACACCCGCGGCTTCGGCGCTTCCGCGGCGAATCGCTTCGCCAGTGCGCCGAGCCGCTCCGGGCGTTTCACGGATGGCGCGGCCGCGTCTTTCGCATCCGGCAGGCATGATAGGAGGCACTCCATGCGGAAGCGCTGTGCAGGATCCTCGACCGTCTTGAGCCACTCGGGCAGGGCCGCTTCGATCTCCTTCGAGAAAGCTGGCGGCTGCAAGTTGCCCGGCTTCTCATCGAGCACCAGTCCCCTCATTCCTTGATGGAATTCACCAGGCCGGGCGAGCAGCAGCTTGGCGGAATCGCCCAATCCGCCCTGCCAGAGCTTCACCGCCAAGTCCAGCCGCCCGCGCACCCCGGTGCCAGCCCGCGCCGCCTTGGCAATGCCCGCTGCATCTCCGGCGCGCAGCGCCAGCGACAGGTTCATCGCCGTGATCGAACCGCGTGCCTTGTCCTGGTCACCACTGCCATTGGCGAAATCGACGCGACTCTTGTCAAAGGCATCCAGCAAACGCTTCCCATCCTCCGGAGTGATGCTTTTCCACCCGGCGAAACGACCGAGGGACGGCACCGAGGAGTGGCTGGCCCACGGGCGATCCGGTGTCAGATAGCTACAGAGGAAATCCGCCATGGCCTTGGCGCAGGCCGGATCGTCGAGTTGCTCGATCGCCTTGTTTTGGAGCAAGTCCGTCATGACGTCGAATCTCAGCTCGGCGGGAATCTTCGGCTCCGTCACGAAAGCGGTGAAGCTTACCCTGAAATCCGCCTTGCCGGCATCGTCAAGCCGGTCCCCGCTTGAGGACAGCACGGCAAGCCTCACCGCATTGGCGTAGGCGGGATCGATCTTCTTCAAGTCACCACCGGTCCACGCGGTCAGCTTCTCACGCCAGCCCGCCGGATAGTTCCACGAGCTCTGGTAGCGCATCCGGGCAATCACCATCACCCCCAGGATCGGGCGCAGCTCGGCGGCGGTTTCCTTGCCAAGCAGGGCGTAGAGACCGGCATCCGGGTGCAGGCCTTCGGGCAACTTGACCTTCTTGATCTCCGCCTCGCGGCGCTTCGCCTCCTCGCGGAAAATACGGTCCGTGTAGTAGTTGAAATTGCCCTCATACTGGCCGAGCCTTGCCGCCGATGGCTGCTTGCTGAAAGCCGCGAGGAAGCCACAGAAATCCGGCAGCGAGGTCCTGCGGTTGAGCAAGAAGTTGATCATCTGCGAGTGGGCGTAGCTCTCCGCCGAGGTCGTGAAGCCGCCGCTGCTGGACGACCAGCCCTGCGAGTTCGCGCGCATCTGATCGAGGCACTTGTCCCACAGCTTGGCCGCCAAATCCGCATTGCCACTGACCAGCCGGCCAATCAGCGGCTGGATCTCGCCATCGGAGGAATAGGGCCGGAGATTCTGCGGCACGCCGTCCTTGAGATATTCCTCGGCCTTCTTCTTCGCCTCACTGTCGCCCTGCTTGAGGTTCTCCGCCAACTGCTTCCGCACCGGGGCGGAAGCTTTTTCCGGCGCCTCGGGCAGCCAGGTGGCGATGAAGCCCCAGAGATTCTCCCGATCGGCGCGCGACCACTTGTCGATGACCGCCTTTTGGCGGTCGAGCTCGGCATAGGCGACCTCGGGTTTGTTCGCGAGCACGGCACCGAAGATGCGCGCCCAGAAGCGGTCCGGCCCTTCGACCTTGACCAGTTCTTCCCCGAGCTTCGCCGATCCATCCCGTTGTTTCAGGCGGGTCAGGCCGTAGTCGAGCAGGCTCTTGCCATTGCC includes the following:
- a CDS encoding vWA domain-containing protein, producing the protein MNFISPSFLWMLAALAPLTAAYFLKVRPRRFPVNALFLWEKIFQEKKASSLFQRLRDLFSLLMLALALGAIALAAAGPRPASQDKRDLLIVIDTSPSMRAKTGGKDGLEAAKERARDIVRALNGTRRAALATASGELDFLSHASDSPKDLTEAIARLQVADVPVETQTVAALNSCARGAGSAGRVLLITDGNPGWEGLDPGVEIMRLAPSAPNAGFIAADLDRKPGTTRGAVFFYRIASSVKQETSAELELRHDEMGLARLVPVTLKPGEETSDTLDIDDATAGRWTAELRFPDALATDNTVALGLAEPKPVTVKVVAPQPVFFQRCVEAFSLTGGLLALADKDADVTIAQGSATSDPRQIIFAPTGESPFWTGGAGEIEVLAAESKIPGHPVTKHLDLESMRFEGARDLTPVAGALVLATSETGKPLIWKARVEGRDALVVNLDPAKGEFFFSPAFPALVHGAALDLSGRGPVLRSAHPTGSRVNAGGPVTKPDGNPVPAGDFTVAKFGHYLATTTAGPRWFGGALFERSETVLDGTGPADSGTSVERGYPISFWLLLVAIALLVLEFLLYHRRKAG
- a CDS encoding DUF58 domain-containing protein, producing the protein MPEPLESLPPGELTGAAFIRRLETLFLLVRRVLGGSMQADRKSTRKGTGITFADYAEYRHGDDYRAIDWRVYARFDELVIKLFELEEDATVYLLLDMSRSMQTKTAMARKLAAALGYIGLNCQDRVACYAMADELRPLLEASRGRGKVLTFLRSLESAPCFGKDTDFSTCVKTLQARHRKKGLVVVISDFFYPTGFEEGLKRLSGLGHDVHAIQVLSEEDLRCDRKGDLELECVESGKRRKVTVTSRELDAYAAAVADWNEKLRVECARRGIGFTRTLDSEAFDEVIRAILQRGGLAA
- a CDS encoding AAA family ATPase; the protein is MPATLETETVQFAETFNRIRDEVGKFIVGQKDIVEHVLTAICCGGHVLLEGVPGLGKTALVNTLAKALDLKFGRIQFTPDLLPSDVVGTQVLSDRDGRRELVFQPGPVFCNILLADEINRATPKTQSALLETMQEKRVTVAGISHPLSLPFFVLATQNPIENDGTYPLPEAQLDRFFFKLNVSLPDHEEFAEILNRTGGNSAPEINPVAHGEDILRMGRTLREIPVAKDVQDHLIRVVRNTHPENDKSPEKVKKYVRHGASPRAAQAMLAAARVRALLDGRFHVAREDVDTVAPPALCHRLILSFEGEAEGIKPTDLVRSAIRGAY